In Methanosarcina barkeri MS, a single window of DNA contains:
- a CDS encoding PspC domain-containing protein, whose translation MNRLYRSKKNRIIAGVCGGLGEYFKVDPTLIRLLWLLISIVGTGSGLVAYIIAWIIIPEEL comes from the coding sequence ATGAATAGATTGTATAGGTCAAAGAAGAACAGGATTATTGCAGGAGTATGTGGTGGGCTAGGTGAATACTTTAAAGTTGATCCTACGCTTATACGGCTTTTATGGTTGCTCATTTCTATAGTGGGTACAGGAAGCGGTTTAGTTGCGTACATAATCGCATGGATTATAATTCCTGAAGAGCTCTGA